The Pirellulimonas nuda genome includes a region encoding these proteins:
- a CDS encoding FAD:protein FMN transferase — translation MTPSAFIGVHPRLFLACVVCFTLGCDGFFRAEVYKLSGPTMGTRYNVSVVLPADGNAAEVARLQSLVDGLLKTVNDQMSTYQADSELSRFNAQQGTDWFEVSPETAAVVQLALEVAEQTQGAFDPTVGPVVNLWGFGPDGRRDAPPTDAQIAAALARVGYRKVEARSEPPALKKSAPDVYLDLSAIAKGYGSDAVSELLLGEGVGSSMVEIGGEVRTRGAKPDGSPWRIGVEKPDSEGRTVEAVVELRDGALATSGDYRNFFEEGGKRYSHTIDPKTGRPVTHTLATVSVRTPTCAEADALATGLLVMGPRAGYDWCEQNEVAALFIERTDEGFRERATTAWTAAIDQTTSK, via the coding sequence ATGACCCCATCGGCGTTCATCGGCGTTCATCCGCGGTTGTTTCTAGCCTGCGTAGTTTGTTTCACGCTCGGTTGTGATGGCTTCTTCCGCGCCGAGGTGTACAAGCTCAGCGGCCCCACGATGGGCACCCGCTACAACGTCAGCGTGGTGCTGCCGGCGGACGGCAACGCGGCCGAAGTCGCGCGGCTGCAAAGCCTAGTCGATGGCCTGCTGAAGACGGTCAACGACCAGATGTCCACCTACCAGGCGGACTCCGAGCTGTCGCGCTTCAATGCCCAGCAGGGGACCGACTGGTTCGAGGTTTCGCCAGAGACGGCCGCCGTTGTGCAGTTAGCGCTTGAGGTAGCCGAGCAGACCCAGGGCGCGTTCGACCCCACGGTCGGGCCCGTGGTGAACCTGTGGGGTTTCGGGCCCGACGGGCGCCGTGACGCGCCGCCGACAGACGCCCAGATCGCCGCTGCGCTCGCCAGGGTGGGCTACCGAAAAGTCGAGGCCCGCAGCGAGCCCCCCGCGCTGAAGAAATCGGCGCCAGACGTCTACCTCGACCTCTCGGCGATCGCCAAGGGGTACGGCTCCGACGCGGTGAGCGAGCTGCTGCTGGGCGAGGGGGTGGGCAGCTCCATGGTGGAGATCGGCGGCGAGGTCCGCACCCGTGGCGCTAAGCCGGACGGCTCGCCTTGGCGGATCGGCGTAGAGAAGCCCGACTCCGAGGGGCGTACGGTAGAGGCGGTGGTGGAGCTGAGAGACGGCGCCCTGGCGACCTCGGGCGACTACCGCAACTTCTTCGAGGAAGGGGGGAAACGCTACTCGCACACCATCGACCCCAAGACGGGCCGCCCCGTGACGCACACCCTCGCCACGGTCTCCGTCCGGACCCCGACCTGCGCCGAGGCAGACGCGCTGGCGACCGGGCTGTTGGTCATGGGCCCCCGCGCGGGGTACGATTGGTGTGAGCAGAACGAAGTGGCCGCGCTCTTTATCGAACGCACCGACGAAGGCTTCCGCGAGCGGGCCACGACTGCGTGGACCGCGGCTATCGACCAGACGACATCCAAGTAG
- a CDS encoding O-antigen ligase family protein, which produces MNAASTNPPLLTGWGLLAVLCIGSGFWFVDHSWDRAIRYAGVDELEYGTENDTADRLDDVNAESTLARVALAAVGGLLLLTQSGARLSLRDPLLVTLGLLGTFLVASYFWSENPGYTFFKLAVLAVFVLAAAGLSYRLPLGELATALVVVCLGYILLGVLVEVALGVFRPYGAYRFIGTSHPNTEAIFGGIVCLGAPVVASRSSNKPLVFWSLVAVGLACVWLTKSRTSLGALVLAFAAMQSLGLRRGSRMMVASILAFAVGFGCIAYSMLDSHSTERIETALAMGRTEELGSLTGRLPLWEELLDHVAKAPILGYGYLAFWDAERVEELSDLFSWEIPHGHNMYIDILLDGGTVGLALVVLLFAVGLVVTATRFLQTHDYASAFSFGVLLFCIANGFAESLFKLPGMGCFVVACLLLGHVWRREASEAPAAEPATRRPAYAGTTRRVMA; this is translated from the coding sequence ATGAACGCTGCCTCGACGAATCCTCCGCTGCTCACCGGTTGGGGCCTGCTGGCGGTGCTGTGCATCGGCTCCGGCTTCTGGTTTGTCGACCACAGCTGGGACCGGGCCATCCGCTACGCGGGCGTGGATGAACTAGAGTACGGAACGGAGAACGACACCGCGGACCGGCTCGACGACGTCAACGCAGAGTCGACCCTGGCGCGTGTGGCGCTCGCGGCGGTGGGGGGCCTGCTCTTGCTCACACAATCCGGCGCCCGACTCAGCCTCAGAGACCCACTGCTCGTCACCCTGGGCTTGCTTGGGACGTTCCTCGTCGCCTCGTACTTCTGGTCGGAAAACCCCGGGTACACGTTCTTCAAGCTGGCCGTTCTGGCGGTCTTCGTGCTCGCCGCGGCGGGTCTGTCCTACCGGCTTCCGCTGGGCGAGTTGGCGACGGCGCTCGTGGTGGTCTGCCTCGGGTATATCTTGCTGGGGGTGCTAGTCGAGGTTGCGCTGGGGGTCTTTCGGCCGTACGGCGCCTACCGCTTCATCGGCACGTCGCACCCCAACACCGAGGCCATCTTCGGCGGCATTGTGTGCCTGGGGGCGCCCGTGGTGGCCAGCCGCAGCTCCAACAAGCCGCTGGTGTTCTGGTCGCTGGTGGCGGTGGGTCTTGCGTGTGTGTGGCTCACCAAATCGCGTACGTCGCTCGGCGCGCTCGTGTTGGCGTTCGCCGCGATGCAATCGCTGGGGCTGCGGCGCGGGTCGCGGATGATGGTCGCCTCGATCCTGGCGTTTGCCGTCGGGTTCGGGTGCATCGCTTACTCCATGCTGGACAGCCACAGCACCGAGCGGATCGAGACCGCGCTGGCCATGGGACGCACCGAAGAGCTCGGGAGCCTCACCGGCAGGCTTCCCCTGTGGGAAGAGTTGCTGGACCACGTCGCGAAGGCCCCGATCCTTGGCTACGGCTACCTCGCCTTCTGGGACGCCGAGCGCGTGGAAGAGCTCAGCGACTTGTTCTCGTGGGAGATCCCGCACGGACACAACATGTACATCGACATCCTGCTTGACGGCGGGACGGTCGGGCTGGCGCTGGTCGTCTTGTTGTTCGCTGTAGGGCTGGTGGTCACCGCCACGCGGTTCCTCCAAACCCACGACTACGCCAGCGCGTTCAGCTTCGGCGTGCTCCTTTTCTGTATCGCCAACGGCTTTGCCGAGTCGCTGTTCAAGCTGCCCGGCATGGGCTGCTTCGTGGTGGCGTGTTTGCTGCTGGGACACGTCTGGCGCCGCGAGGCGTCCGAAGCGCCGGCTGCCGAGCCTGCCACGCGCCGCCCGGCCTACGCCGGCACGACACGGAGGGTGATGGCGTGA
- a CDS encoding WecB/TagA/CpsF family glycosyltransferase yields the protein MITDTLSPRSAPPRFDRATVVGVGFDVCDYDSVVAWLGDSAYASETARYVCVSNVADVMDAKKDTSYASALAASALTVPDGAPVVWAMRKAGWPIRKRVYGPTLMERALESDALAERRHVLIGGSTAGRDGVRRRFPEVNWVGELDFRYDQLDDAALAELANQYAGLQPDYAWVSLGGGKQVRFMHRFAPLAPPSVLLGVGAAFDFHAGLTRQAPRWMQEGGLEWLFRLGVEPRRLWRRYLLHNPPFLYHWAREAVRPSQPKR from the coding sequence ATGATCACCGACACCCTCAGCCCCCGATCGGCTCCGCCACGGTTCGACCGTGCGACGGTCGTCGGCGTTGGCTTCGATGTGTGCGATTACGACTCGGTGGTCGCCTGGCTGGGTGACTCGGCCTATGCGAGCGAGACGGCCCGGTACGTTTGTGTCTCGAACGTGGCGGACGTGATGGACGCCAAAAAGGACACGTCGTACGCCTCGGCGCTCGCCGCCAGCGCGCTCACGGTCCCCGATGGCGCGCCGGTGGTGTGGGCCATGCGCAAGGCGGGGTGGCCGATCCGCAAGCGTGTTTACGGGCCCACGCTGATGGAGCGGGCGTTGGAATCCGACGCCCTGGCCGAGCGGCGGCACGTGTTGATCGGCGGGTCGACCGCGGGACGCGACGGCGTTCGCCGGCGGTTTCCGGAAGTGAACTGGGTCGGCGAGCTGGACTTCCGCTACGACCAGCTCGACGACGCGGCCCTGGCCGAGCTGGCGAACCAGTACGCGGGCCTCCAGCCCGACTACGCGTGGGTGTCGCTCGGGGGGGGCAAACAGGTGCGCTTCATGCACCGCTTCGCGCCGCTGGCCCCGCCCAGCGTGCTGCTGGGGGTCGGCGCCGCGTTCGATTTCCACGCCGGACTGACCCGCCAAGCGCCGCGCTGGATGCAGGAGGGGGGCCTGGAATGGCTGTTCCGCTTGGGCGTCGAGCCACGCCGGCTCTGGCGCCGGTACCTGCTCCACAACCCTCCGTTCCTCTACCACTGGGCCCGCGAGGCGGTCAGGCCCTCGCAACCCAAACGCTAG
- a CDS encoding NAD(P)/FAD-dependent oxidoreductase, whose protein sequence is MKIINATPSSDRGWAVVGGGALGLTMALRLAQRGVPVTVLEAAPQLGGLASPWRLSDGAPEGADDAASGGDATWDRFYHVTLLSDSHLRGLLGELGLEEKMRWVETKTGFYSGGKLHSMSNSLEFLRFPPLTTAEKLRLGATIFYASKIKNWRKMEQVPVADWLLRHSGRGVCEKIWLPLLRAKLGDAYRDTSAAFIWAHINRMYSARRSGLKKEMFGYVPGGYATVLGKLYSRLRELGVEIRCGSTVWEARSAAGDAGVEVTLQCGETRTYSNVVFTTPSPTIAAACPQLTPAERDRFEGVRYLGVVCASLLLKRPISPYYVTNITDGWVPLTGVIEMTTIVDPAELGGRSLVYLPKYASSDDAIFKVSDAELRERWLGTLEKMYPHFRRDQVEAFRVARARQVMALPTVGYSDRLPPMKTSVPGVWGVNSAHILKGNLNVNETIQVAEQAIRGPMAMAVAASRPYSSFLPPSYVPREREFVARS, encoded by the coding sequence ATGAAGATCATCAATGCTACACCCAGCAGCGACCGGGGCTGGGCCGTCGTGGGGGGCGGCGCCCTGGGGCTGACCATGGCCCTGCGGCTGGCCCAGCGTGGCGTGCCGGTAACGGTGCTCGAAGCCGCGCCGCAGCTCGGCGGACTCGCCAGCCCGTGGCGGCTCTCCGACGGCGCGCCCGAGGGCGCGGACGACGCGGCCTCCGGCGGCGACGCAACCTGGGACCGCTTTTATCACGTAACGCTGCTCTCCGATTCGCACCTGCGCGGCCTGCTGGGCGAGCTCGGCCTCGAAGAGAAGATGCGTTGGGTAGAAACCAAGACCGGTTTCTATTCCGGCGGCAAGCTCCACTCGATGTCGAACTCGCTGGAGTTCCTGCGGTTCCCGCCGCTGACGACCGCCGAGAAGCTGCGGCTCGGCGCCACGATCTTCTACGCCTCAAAGATCAAGAACTGGCGCAAGATGGAGCAGGTCCCCGTCGCCGACTGGCTCCTCCGGCACTCCGGCCGCGGCGTGTGCGAGAAGATCTGGCTGCCGCTGCTGCGCGCCAAGCTGGGCGACGCGTACCGTGACACCTCCGCGGCGTTCATCTGGGCGCACATCAACCGCATGTACAGCGCCCGACGGTCCGGCCTCAAGAAGGAGATGTTCGGCTACGTCCCCGGGGGCTACGCCACCGTGCTCGGCAAGCTGTACAGCCGGCTGCGCGAACTGGGCGTCGAAATCCGCTGCGGCTCCACGGTATGGGAGGCCCGCAGCGCCGCGGGGGACGCCGGGGTCGAGGTGACGCTGCAGTGCGGCGAGACCCGCACCTACTCGAACGTGGTGTTCACTACCCCCTCGCCCACCATCGCCGCGGCCTGCCCGCAGTTGACGCCGGCCGAGCGCGATCGGTTCGAGGGGGTCCGCTACCTGGGCGTTGTGTGCGCCTCGCTGCTGCTCAAGCGGCCGATCTCGCCCTACTACGTCACCAACATCACCGACGGGTGGGTGCCGCTGACCGGCGTGATCGAGATGACCACGATCGTCGACCCCGCCGAGCTGGGGGGCCGCTCGCTGGTCTACCTGCCGAAGTACGCGTCGTCCGACGACGCGATCTTCAAGGTTTCCGACGCGGAGCTGCGAGAGCGTTGGCTCGGCACCCTTGAGAAGATGTACCCACACTTCCGCCGCGACCAGGTCGAGGCCTTCCGCGTAGCCCGCGCCCGGCAGGTGATGGCGCTGCCGACGGTTGGCTACTCGGACCGCCTGCCGCCGATGAAGACCAGCGTGCCGGGCGTGTGGGGCGTGAACTCGGCCCACATCCTCAAGGGGAACCTCAACGTCAACGAGACCATCCAGGTCGCCGAGCAAGCGATCCGCGGCCCGATGGCCATGGCGGTCGCCGCCTCGCGTCCCTACTCCTCCTTCCTCCCGCCGAGCTATGTCCCGCGCGAACGCGAGTTTGTCGCTCGATCTTGA
- a CDS encoding glycosyltransferase family 39 protein, producing MMHPMLARDLSPRAQRLWMVAILALLAAYHLATIQRQCLFIDEAAELQLSQQTIGQIVWAADSMPPLYALSLKAWTSVFGAGASARWLSALYHAATVVAAWLLLRRLAGPRLAVVTAAVVAFTPLLLFYAQLIRGYAMFTMLAVCAMGLLAVAARWNRVLDWALFVAAGVLGMFCHYYFALLLATLALLALATPKAARVRAVAAFLAIGLLASPTVLLVGSDLRFQKGIRESRPLNASAAAYTYFSMLSGYTLGPSRAQLHALGARAAAADAAPWALGLAAAVAPLGWLGVVGLRRHRLAVGTLALLFVPVLLAGALGWASGVTYNTRFVAWCAAPLGLLLAAGMVEGLSRRGVLKWAAVAATALLTLLCCVAIYNRAESPRYANEDLRSAVAAIESAELGPTDNADPSPVLVVSGYMSEVAALYLAQPGRAIPLPRPETAEPVVADARQAEAAAQQAVKLTQEHGGWLIYTRPFHGDPDGLLLDAMRARLDLVEQTPCAGVRVFRVTPRRDY from the coding sequence ATGATGCACCCGATGCTTGCCCGCGACCTGAGCCCTCGCGCCCAGCGCCTCTGGATGGTCGCCATCCTGGCGTTGCTCGCCGCGTATCATCTGGCGACCATTCAGCGGCAATGCCTCTTCATCGACGAGGCGGCCGAGCTGCAACTGTCTCAGCAAACGATCGGGCAGATCGTGTGGGCTGCCGACTCGATGCCGCCGCTGTACGCGCTCTCGCTCAAGGCGTGGACAAGCGTGTTTGGGGCAGGCGCTTCAGCACGCTGGCTCTCCGCGTTGTACCACGCGGCGACCGTGGTCGCCGCGTGGTTGCTGCTGCGCAGGCTCGCCGGGCCACGCCTCGCGGTCGTCACCGCCGCGGTCGTTGCGTTCACCCCGCTGTTGCTCTTCTACGCGCAGCTCATCCGCGGCTACGCGATGTTCACCATGCTGGCGGTCTGCGCCATGGGGTTGCTGGCCGTGGCGGCGCGCTGGAACCGCGTGCTCGACTGGGCGTTGTTTGTTGCGGCGGGCGTGCTGGGGATGTTCTGCCACTACTACTTCGCCCTGTTGCTGGCGACCCTCGCGCTTCTTGCGCTCGCAACGCCCAAAGCCGCCAGGGTGCGGGCCGTTGCGGCGTTCTTGGCGATCGGTCTGCTGGCGTCCCCAACCGTGCTGCTGGTGGGCTCGGACCTCCGCTTCCAGAAGGGCATCCGCGAATCACGCCCCCTAAACGCGAGCGCCGCCGCGTACACGTACTTTTCCATGCTCAGCGGGTACACGCTTGGCCCGTCGCGCGCTCAACTGCATGCACTCGGCGCAAGGGCCGCTGCGGCCGACGCGGCCCCCTGGGCGCTGGGGCTGGCGGCGGCGGTCGCCCCGCTGGGCTGGCTCGGCGTCGTCGGGCTGCGGCGCCATCGGCTTGCGGTGGGGACCCTTGCGCTGCTGTTTGTGCCGGTGCTGCTGGCGGGCGCGCTGGGTTGGGCGTCCGGCGTGACGTACAACACCCGCTTTGTCGCGTGGTGCGCCGCCCCGCTGGGGCTGCTGCTGGCCGCGGGCATGGTAGAAGGGCTCTCGCGCCGCGGGGTCCTCAAGTGGGCCGCCGTGGCCGCCACTGCGCTGCTGACGCTGCTTTGTTGCGTCGCCATCTACAACCGGGCGGAGTCGCCGCGGTACGCGAACGAAGACCTCCGCTCGGCCGTCGCGGCCATCGAATCAGCGGAACTCGGGCCGACCGACAACGCGGACCCTTCCCCCGTGCTGGTGGTGTCCGGCTACATGTCGGAAGTAGCGGCGTTGTATCTGGCCCAGCCCGGCCGGGCGATCCCCCTGCCCCGCCCCGAGACTGCTGAGCCGGTCGTCGCCGACGCTCGGCAGGCAGAAGCGGCCGCACAACAGGCCGTCAAGCTCACGCAAGAACACGGCGGGTGGCTGATCTACACGCGCCCGTTCCACGGCGACCCGGATGGTCTGCTGCTCGATGCAATGCGGGCCAGGCTTGACCTGGTAGAGCAGACGCCTTGCGCCGGCGTGCGGGTGTTCCGTGTTACGCCGCGGCGGGACTACTAG
- a CDS encoding glycosyltransferase family 2 protein: protein MNVTKQPTERIDVLPAQPPAGEQAARRALIVLPAYNEEESLPPLLDAIQSTLTAAGVGYEVLVVDDGSQDGTARVVSQASFRMPVTLVQHEQNRGLAAALRTGLEAAVRASGPEDVIFTLDADNTQPPGLMPRMLSMISEGHDVVIASRFQAGSRVVGVPWRRNLMSLAARGLFTVALPIRGVRDYTCGYRAYRATALRDAMNRYGDAFVSETGFSCMVDVLLKLRGQGLVMGEAPMILRYDQKGGASKMRVARTALQTLSLIARRRLGQTGGK from the coding sequence ATGAACGTCACCAAGCAACCGACCGAACGCATCGACGTCTTGCCCGCACAGCCGCCCGCCGGCGAGCAAGCGGCGCGACGAGCGCTGATCGTGCTCCCCGCCTACAACGAAGAAGAATCGCTCCCACCGCTGCTAGACGCCATCCAGAGCACCTTGACGGCCGCGGGCGTGGGCTACGAGGTGCTGGTGGTCGACGACGGCAGCCAAGACGGCACCGCGCGGGTCGTCAGCCAGGCGTCGTTCCGGATGCCGGTGACGCTGGTGCAGCACGAGCAGAACCGGGGCCTGGCGGCGGCGCTGCGTACGGGCCTCGAAGCGGCCGTGCGGGCCAGCGGGCCGGAGGACGTGATCTTCACGCTCGACGCAGACAACACCCAGCCCCCCGGCCTGATGCCGCGGATGCTTTCGATGATCTCCGAGGGGCACGACGTGGTGATCGCGTCGCGCTTCCAAGCGGGGTCGCGCGTCGTCGGCGTCCCCTGGCGCCGCAACCTGATGAGCCTGGCCGCACGCGGGCTGTTCACCGTGGCGCTTCCGATCCGCGGCGTCCGCGACTACACGTGCGGGTACCGGGCGTACCGCGCCACGGCCCTGCGGGACGCGATGAACCGCTACGGTGACGCCTTCGTAAGCGAGACCGGTTTCTCTTGCATGGTCGACGTGCTGCTCAAGCTGCGGGGCCAGGGGCTGGTGATGGGCGAGGCGCCGATGATCCTCCGCTACGACCAGAAGGGGGGCGCCAGCAAGATGCGGGTCGCCCGCACGGCGTTGCAGACGCTCTCGCTGATCGCCCGGCGGCGGTTGGGCCAGACGGGGGGCAAGTGA
- the nqrM gene encoding (Na+)-NQR maturation NqrM, translating to MGIYLITAAFFALAIAGLAAGVIFSNRRLKGSCGGLANMKDSKGEVMCHACSDPKPECAGLREAAARESAKA from the coding sequence ATGGGCATCTACCTGATCACCGCCGCGTTCTTCGCGCTCGCCATCGCCGGTTTGGCGGCGGGGGTGATCTTCTCCAACCGCCGACTCAAGGGCTCATGCGGCGGGTTGGCGAACATGAAGGACTCCAAGGGAGAGGTGATGTGCCACGCCTGCAGCGACCCGAAGCCGGAATGCGCCGGCCTGCGCGAGGCGGCCGCAAGAGAGTCGGCCAAGGCCTAG
- the nqrF gene encoding NADH:ubiquinone reductase (Na(+)-transporting) subunit F, with amino-acid sequence MFTVITAVAMFTGVVLALVAVILLAKSQLVPSGNVTININGQKDISVPVGGKLLGALAEEGIFVSSACGGGGTCAQCKVNILEGGGDILPTEKTHINKKAEREGCRLSCQVAVKQDMKVVVPDEAFETKKWECEVISNHNVATFIKEFKLKLPEGEEVDFKAGGYIQIEAPPHVVQYKDFEVEERFRSDWDKYNVWRYTSKVDEPVVRAYSMANYPGEKGIIMLNVRVASPPPRAPEGTPPGKMSSYIFSLKPGDKVTISGPYGEFFIKDTDAEMVYIGGGAGMAPLRSHIFELFKRVKTGRKVTYWYGGRSSRELFYVDQFRAIEKDFPNFKFNIALSEPLPEDNWDGYTGFIHQVLHDNYLKEHPAPEDIEYYICGPPMMNAAVFKMLDDLGVEKENIAFDDFGG; translated from the coding sequence ATGTTCACTGTCATTACCGCCGTGGCGATGTTCACCGGCGTGGTTCTCGCGCTTGTGGCCGTGATCCTTTTGGCCAAGAGCCAACTGGTTCCGTCCGGGAACGTCACGATCAACATCAACGGCCAGAAGGACATCAGCGTGCCGGTAGGGGGCAAGCTGCTGGGGGCGCTCGCCGAAGAGGGCATCTTTGTCTCCAGCGCCTGCGGCGGCGGCGGCACCTGCGCCCAGTGCAAGGTGAACATCCTTGAGGGGGGGGGCGACATCCTGCCCACCGAGAAGACGCACATCAACAAGAAGGCGGAACGCGAGGGCTGTCGGCTCTCCTGCCAGGTGGCCGTCAAGCAGGACATGAAGGTCGTCGTGCCGGACGAGGCGTTCGAGACCAAGAAGTGGGAATGCGAGGTCATCTCCAACCACAACGTCGCCACCTTCATCAAAGAGTTCAAGCTCAAGCTCCCCGAGGGGGAAGAGGTCGACTTCAAGGCGGGCGGGTACATCCAGATCGAGGCCCCGCCGCACGTGGTCCAGTACAAGGACTTTGAGGTCGAGGAGCGGTTCCGCTCCGACTGGGACAAGTACAACGTCTGGCGCTACACCTCCAAGGTGGACGAGCCCGTGGTGCGGGCCTACTCCATGGCCAACTACCCGGGCGAGAAGGGCATCATCATGCTCAACGTCCGCGTGGCCAGCCCGCCGCCCCGTGCGCCCGAGGGGACCCCGCCCGGCAAGATGTCGAGCTACATCTTCAGCCTCAAGCCGGGCGACAAGGTCACCATCTCCGGCCCCTACGGCGAGTTCTTCATCAAGGACACCGACGCCGAGATGGTGTACATCGGCGGCGGGGCCGGCATGGCGCCCCTGCGGAGCCACATCTTCGAGCTGTTCAAGCGCGTCAAGACGGGCCGCAAGGTCACCTACTGGTACGGCGGCCGCAGCAGCCGCGAGCTGTTCTACGTCGATCAGTTCCGCGCGATCGAGAAGGACTTCCCCAACTTCAAGTTCAACATCGCCCTCTCCGAGCCGCTCCCCGAGGACAACTGGGACGGCTACACCGGCTTCATCCACCAGGTGCTGCACGACAACTACCTGAAGGAGCACCCGGCGCCCGAGGACATCGAGTACTACATCTGCGGCCCGCCGATGATGAACGCGGCCGTCTTCAAGATGCTGGACGACCTGGGTGTCGAGAAGGAAAACATCGCCTTCGACGACTTCGGCGGGTAG
- a CDS encoding polysaccharide deacetylase family protein, protein MSRANASLSLDLDNQWAYLRSLGKKDWPDAPSYLPVVAGRVCALLARHGCGMTVFVVGHDLDSAENRDAVLRLAEAGCEIANHSQNHLPWLDRLDPAELLSEVVEAEDAIAALVGERPVGFRAPGFSWSQELFTLLAERGYRYDASTWPTPVGPLVSRYSQRLADAPAERTQKFGGLRDGFRRLSPYTLSTPAGPLVEVPVTTMPFTRLPIHATYLMHLWQKSASLARVYLKTTFAACRLAGVAPSMLLHPLDLLGGEEAPLLSGFPGMGLGREAKAAALDRLLKTITDRFQVCTIGRQVASLTAAPILASAPGA, encoded by the coding sequence ATGTCCCGCGCGAACGCGAGTTTGTCGCTCGATCTTGACAACCAGTGGGCGTACCTGCGGTCGCTGGGCAAGAAGGATTGGCCCGACGCCCCCAGCTACCTGCCGGTGGTGGCCGGGCGCGTCTGCGCGTTGCTGGCGCGTCACGGCTGTGGCATGACGGTGTTCGTGGTGGGTCACGACCTTGATTCGGCGGAGAACCGAGACGCGGTGCTCCGCCTCGCGGAGGCCGGTTGCGAGATCGCCAACCACTCGCAAAACCACCTCCCCTGGCTCGACCGGCTCGATCCCGCCGAGCTGCTGAGCGAGGTCGTTGAAGCAGAAGACGCGATCGCGGCGCTGGTGGGCGAGCGGCCCGTCGGCTTCCGCGCCCCAGGGTTTAGCTGGTCGCAGGAGCTGTTTACGCTGCTCGCCGAGCGTGGCTACCGCTACGACGCCTCGACCTGGCCCACGCCGGTCGGCCCGTTGGTCAGCCGGTACAGTCAGAGGCTGGCGGACGCGCCCGCCGAGCGGACGCAGAAGTTTGGCGGCCTGCGTGACGGCTTCCGGCGGCTTTCGCCCTACACGCTCTCGACCCCCGCCGGGCCCCTGGTCGAAGTGCCGGTCACCACGATGCCGTTCACGCGGCTGCCGATCCACGCGACGTACCTGATGCACCTGTGGCAGAAGTCTGCGTCGCTCGCCCGCGTGTACCTGAAGACCACGTTCGCCGCGTGCCGCCTGGCGGGGGTGGCCCCTTCGATGCTGCTGCACCCGCTCGACCTGCTCGGCGGCGAAGAGGCGCCGCTGCTGTCGGGGTTCCCGGGCATGGGGCTTGGGAGGGAGGCCAAGGCGGCGGCGCTCGACCGGCTGCTGAAGACCATCACCGACCGGTTCCAGGTTTGCACGATCGGCCGCCAGGTCGCTTCATTGACCGCCGCCCCGATCCTGGCGAGCGCGCCTGGCGCATGA
- a CDS encoding glycosyltransferase, producing MTKRQPQPASTPTVLVVGQTPPPTHGQAVMIELLLKSQMQRVRLRHVRMTFSDGIEEVGRFRLAKLGRLLGLVLRIVYARFAYGATALYYPPAGPNRTPLYRDMVVLIATRWLFRRTVFHMQASGVSELYPRLNAVERWLFRRAYGRPDLVIRLSEATAPDDVCFHAKRVAFIANATPDLAFRTDPQTPRCGPLRLLYVGNVCESKGAPLLIDAVAELAQRGVAVELRIVGAFMPAGLEGVLRSAIASAGLGDRVTLCGPKYGADKLDELIRADVFCFPTHYESEAFPCVLVEAMSFGLPVVATRWRGVPSIVDEGQTGLLCPTHDPAAIADAIERLAGSPELRSQMGAAGREKYERCYTVDRYHRRMEEALAGVCEPAAPRGAHAAGPVLAAGGDSNMELAR from the coding sequence GTGACCAAGAGGCAGCCTCAACCCGCAAGCACGCCGACCGTGCTGGTCGTCGGCCAGACGCCGCCGCCGACGCACGGCCAGGCGGTCATGATCGAACTGCTGCTCAAGAGCCAGATGCAACGCGTCCGGCTCCGCCACGTGCGGATGACCTTTAGCGACGGCATCGAAGAAGTAGGCCGATTCCGCCTCGCAAAGCTGGGGCGCCTGCTCGGACTCGTGCTGCGGATCGTCTACGCCCGGTTCGCCTACGGCGCCACGGCGCTCTACTACCCTCCGGCGGGTCCCAACCGCACGCCGCTTTACCGAGACATGGTGGTGCTGATCGCTACCCGCTGGTTATTCCGCCGCACGGTCTTCCACATGCAGGCCAGCGGCGTCAGCGAGTTGTACCCGAGGCTCAACGCGGTAGAACGCTGGCTGTTCCGCCGGGCGTACGGGCGGCCCGACCTGGTGATCCGGCTCTCCGAGGCGACCGCCCCAGACGACGTGTGCTTCCATGCGAAGCGGGTCGCCTTCATCGCGAACGCCACGCCCGACCTCGCTTTCCGCACCGACCCGCAAACGCCGCGGTGCGGCCCGTTGCGGTTGCTGTACGTGGGCAATGTTTGCGAGAGCAAGGGCGCCCCGCTGCTGATCGACGCGGTAGCAGAACTCGCGCAGCGCGGCGTCGCCGTTGAGCTGCGTATCGTCGGCGCCTTCATGCCGGCTGGGCTGGAGGGGGTGCTGCGCAGCGCCATCGCGAGCGCCGGGCTGGGCGACCGCGTCACGCTTTGTGGACCCAAGTACGGCGCGGATAAGCTCGATGAGCTGATCCGCGCCGACGTCTTCTGCTTCCCCACGCACTACGAATCGGAAGCCTTCCCGTGCGTGCTGGTCGAGGCGATGTCGTTTGGCCTGCCGGTGGTCGCCACACGCTGGCGTGGGGTGCCGTCGATCGTCGACGAAGGCCAAACAGGCCTGCTATGCCCCACCCACGACCCGGCGGCGATTGCCGACGCAATCGAACGACTGGCCGGCTCGCCGGAGCTGCGATCGCAGATGGGCGCCGCGGGGCGGGAAAAGTACGAGCGGTGCTACACGGTTGATCGCTACCACCGGAGAATGGAAGAGGCGCTCGCCGGCGTGTGTGAGCCAGCAGCCCCGCGCGGCGCGCACGCCGCGGGCCCCGTCCTTGCCGCCGGCGGCGACTCCAACATGGAGCTGGCGCGATGA